One Gossypium hirsutum isolate 1008001.06 chromosome A11, Gossypium_hirsutum_v2.1, whole genome shotgun sequence genomic window carries:
- the LOC107912726 gene encoding KH domain-containing protein At4g18375 isoform X3: MDGRKRNFFRKQMNTPFKRKGVNNNNNNNNNNNRKLKLGVNSAPEQFSGNLNPGDTVYRILCPSRKIGGVIGKGGIIVKALRQETRAKITVGDSVLGCDERVVVIYSSPTKVKEHNSDEDYGGDNEKEVPMEPCCAAQDALLKVHDRIVEEDLFGGIVSDDDNGNAVVTARLLVPNNMVGCLLGRGGDVIQRLRSGTGATIRVLTADHLPACAVATDELVQISGRRDVTKRALYEVSTLLHQNPRKDKPPLSFSVPHSSQNFPPSALPPSYSMWSHRNFSPHDSPPMPWMSAHRNRLSGIGPGSFSSIPPAGGAEASAEFSMKILCPSGKIGGVIGKGGFNVKQLQQETGAGIHVEDASTESDERVIHVSGIEALGNPRSHTIDAILQLQSKTSESSEKGTITTRLLVPSSKVGCILGQGGHVINEMRRRTQADIRVCSKDDKPKCAYEDEELVQISGNFGVAKDALAEIASRLRVRTLRDVNAGAEPASAGSVRVSGPARNMPDGPPPAATIGPGYSGGFESFRGGGAHVYDYEPQNFSVPPAAARYLNMNCAVEAKVPETVSSSAVGTRGSTVFISSECRFQGQS; encoded by the exons ATGGATGGGAGGAAGAGGAATTTCTTTAGGAAACAGATGAACACGCCCTTTAAGAGAAAAGgggttaataataataataataataataataataataataggaaactAAAACTGGGTGTTAATTCTGCCCCTGAACAGTTTTCCGGAAATTTGAATCCTGGAGACACTGTTTACCGTATACTTTGTCCTTCGAGAAAAATTGGTGGTGTTATTGGGAAGGGTGGGATTATAGTAAAAGCATTAAGGCAGGAGACTCGGGCTAAGATTACGGTTGGTGATTCTGTCCTTGGTTGTGATGAGAGAGTTGTTGTTATTTATAGTTCTCCGACCAAGGTGAAAGAACATAATTCAGATGAGGATTATGGTGGTGATAATGAAAAAGAGGTACCCATGGAGCCTTGCTGTGCTGCACAGGATGCTTTGTTGAAAGTTCACGATAGGATTGTTGAGGAAGATCTTTTTGGTGGGATAGTGTCTGATGATGATAATGGGAATGCTGTTGTCACTGCACGGCTTCTTGTTCCGAATAATATGGTAGGATGTCTCTTAGGGAGAGGGGGTGATGTGATTCAAAGATTGCGAAGTGGCACAGGTGCTACTATACGTGTTCTTACGGCTGATCATCTTCCTGCTTGTGCAGTGGCAACTGATGAATTAGTGCAG ATATCAGGAAGACGAGATGTCACAAAGAGAGCTCTATATGAAGTTTCCACTCTTTTGCATCAAAATCCACGGAAAGACAAGCCTCCTTTGAGCTTCTCTGTGCCACATTCAAGCCAGAATTTCCCTCCTAGTGCTCTTCCACCAAGCTATTCAATGTGGTCGCATCGAAATTTTTCTCCTCATGATAGTCCACCAATGCCATGGATGAGTGCTCATAGAAACCGGCTATCTGGAATTGGGCCAGGTAGCTTCAGCAGTATTCCTCCAGCAGGTGGTGCTGAAGCTTCAGCTGagttttcaatgaaaattttGTGCCCATCTGGGAAGATTGGTGGTGTAATTGGCAAGGGTGGCTTTAATGTTAAACAGTTACAGCAGGAAACAGGAGCAGGCATTCATGTTGAAGATGCATCAACGGAGTCAGATGAGCGAGTAATTCATGTCTCTGGAATTGAG GCTCTTGGGAACCCTCGATCGCATACAATAGATGCCATTCTACAGCTTCAGAGTAAAACTAGTGAATCATCTGAGAAAGGTACAATTACTACTAGGTTGCTTGTTCCATCAAGCAAGGTCGGGTGCATTCTTGGGCAAGGAGGTCATGTAATCAATGAGATGAGGAGGAGAACCCAGGCAGATATTCGTGTATGCTCGAAGGATGATAAGCCTAAATGTGCATATGAAGATGAAGAGCTAGTACAG ATATCTGGCAATTTTGGTGTCGCTAAGGATGCTTTGGCTGAGATTGCTTCGAGACTTAGAGTAAGAACATTGCGAGATGTGAATGCTGGAGCAGAACCTGCTTCTGCTGGATCTGTCCGTGTATCCGGTCCTGCAAGAAACATGCCTGATGGTCCACCACCAGCTGCTACAATAGGGCCTGGCTACTCTGGTGGATTTGAATCTTTCAGG GGTGGTGGTGCACATGTGTATGACTATGAACCTCAGAATTTTTCTGTTCCTCCAGCTGCTGCTAG ATACTTAAATATGAACTGTGCTGTTGAAGCTAAAGTTCCGGAAACTGTGTCAAGTTCTGCAGTAGGCACCAGAGGAAGTACTGTTTTTATTAGTAGTGAG TGTAGGTTTCAAGGGCAATCCTAA
- the LOC107912727 gene encoding ribulose bisphosphate carboxylase small chain, chloroplastic-like, protein MASSMISSATIATASPAQANMVAPFTGLKSASAFPVTRKANNDITSLASNGGRVQCMQVWPPTGKKKFETLSYLPDLTPVQLAKEVDYLLRSKWVPCLEFELEEGFVHRKYSSLPTYYDGRYWTMWKLPMFGCTDSAQVLEELEECKKAYPNAFIRIIGFDNVRQVQCISFIAYKPPGF, encoded by the exons ATGGCTTCCTCAATGATCTCATCGGCTACCATTGCCACTGCCTCTCCGGCACAGGCTAACATGGTCGCTCCTTTCACCGGTCTCAAGTCTGCCTCTGCTTTCCCAGTCACCAGGAAGGCCAACAACGACATTACTTCTCTCGCAAGCAATGGCGGTAGAGTGCAATGCATGCAG GTGTGGCCTCCTACTGGGAAGAAGAAGTTTGAGACTCTCTCATACCTCCCCGATCTTACACCCGTGCAGTTGGCTAAGGAAGTAGATTACCTTCTTCGCTCAAAATGGGTTCCTTGCTTGGAATTCGAATTGGAG GAGGGATTCGTGCACCGTAAGTACTCGAGCTTACCCACGTACTACGATGGACGCTACTGGACCATGTGGAAGCTGCCCATGTTCGGGTGCACCGACTCGGCTCAGGTGTTGGAGGAGCTTGAGGAATGCAAGAAGGCATACCCCAATGCATTCATTAGAATCATTGGCTTCGACAACGTGCGTCAAGTGCAGTGCATTAGTTTCATTGCCTACAAGCCTCCAGGCTTCTAA
- the LOC107912726 gene encoding KH domain-containing protein At4g18375 isoform X1, whose translation MDGRKRNFFRKQMNTPFKRKGVNNNNNNNNNNNRKLKLGVNSAPEQFSGNLNPGDTVYRILCPSRKIGGVIGKGGIIVKALRQETRAKITVGDSVLGCDERVVVIYSSPTKVKEHNSDEDYGGDNEKEVPMEPCCAAQDALLKVHDRIVEEDLFGGIVSDDDNGNAVVTARLLVPNNMVGCLLGRGGDVIQRLRSGTGATIRVLTADHLPACAVATDELVQISGRRDVTKRALYEVSTLLHQNPRKDKPPLSFSVPHSSQNFPPSALPPSYSMWSHRNFSPHDSPPMPWMSAHRNRLSGIGPGSFSSIPPAGGAEASAEFSMKILCPSGKIGGVIGKGGFNVKQLQQETGAGIHVEDASTESDERVIHVSGIEALGNPRSHTIDAILQLQSKTSESSEKGTITTRLLVPSSKVGCILGQGGHVINEMRRRTQADIRVCSKDDKPKCAYEDEELVQISGNFGVAKDALAEIASRLRVRTLRDVNAGAEPASAGSVRVSGPARNMPDGPPPAATIGPGYSGGFESFRGGGAHVYDYEPQNFSVPPAAARYLNMNCAVEAKVPETVSSSAVGTRGSTVFISSEVSRAILKLDDPQTGGFEEFPRSSEHTSAQSIFQSFMASSGQSMNAQQDSYPNTNIHQSSYQKMSAQYSPYQNVSAQQNYSNRQAHQGPYHNLTVQQIPYPLNSQQGPYANFNAPPSAYHNYSAQQGSNPY comes from the exons ATGGATGGGAGGAAGAGGAATTTCTTTAGGAAACAGATGAACACGCCCTTTAAGAGAAAAGgggttaataataataataataataataataataataataggaaactAAAACTGGGTGTTAATTCTGCCCCTGAACAGTTTTCCGGAAATTTGAATCCTGGAGACACTGTTTACCGTATACTTTGTCCTTCGAGAAAAATTGGTGGTGTTATTGGGAAGGGTGGGATTATAGTAAAAGCATTAAGGCAGGAGACTCGGGCTAAGATTACGGTTGGTGATTCTGTCCTTGGTTGTGATGAGAGAGTTGTTGTTATTTATAGTTCTCCGACCAAGGTGAAAGAACATAATTCAGATGAGGATTATGGTGGTGATAATGAAAAAGAGGTACCCATGGAGCCTTGCTGTGCTGCACAGGATGCTTTGTTGAAAGTTCACGATAGGATTGTTGAGGAAGATCTTTTTGGTGGGATAGTGTCTGATGATGATAATGGGAATGCTGTTGTCACTGCACGGCTTCTTGTTCCGAATAATATGGTAGGATGTCTCTTAGGGAGAGGGGGTGATGTGATTCAAAGATTGCGAAGTGGCACAGGTGCTACTATACGTGTTCTTACGGCTGATCATCTTCCTGCTTGTGCAGTGGCAACTGATGAATTAGTGCAG ATATCAGGAAGACGAGATGTCACAAAGAGAGCTCTATATGAAGTTTCCACTCTTTTGCATCAAAATCCACGGAAAGACAAGCCTCCTTTGAGCTTCTCTGTGCCACATTCAAGCCAGAATTTCCCTCCTAGTGCTCTTCCACCAAGCTATTCAATGTGGTCGCATCGAAATTTTTCTCCTCATGATAGTCCACCAATGCCATGGATGAGTGCTCATAGAAACCGGCTATCTGGAATTGGGCCAGGTAGCTTCAGCAGTATTCCTCCAGCAGGTGGTGCTGAAGCTTCAGCTGagttttcaatgaaaattttGTGCCCATCTGGGAAGATTGGTGGTGTAATTGGCAAGGGTGGCTTTAATGTTAAACAGTTACAGCAGGAAACAGGAGCAGGCATTCATGTTGAAGATGCATCAACGGAGTCAGATGAGCGAGTAATTCATGTCTCTGGAATTGAG GCTCTTGGGAACCCTCGATCGCATACAATAGATGCCATTCTACAGCTTCAGAGTAAAACTAGTGAATCATCTGAGAAAGGTACAATTACTACTAGGTTGCTTGTTCCATCAAGCAAGGTCGGGTGCATTCTTGGGCAAGGAGGTCATGTAATCAATGAGATGAGGAGGAGAACCCAGGCAGATATTCGTGTATGCTCGAAGGATGATAAGCCTAAATGTGCATATGAAGATGAAGAGCTAGTACAG ATATCTGGCAATTTTGGTGTCGCTAAGGATGCTTTGGCTGAGATTGCTTCGAGACTTAGAGTAAGAACATTGCGAGATGTGAATGCTGGAGCAGAACCTGCTTCTGCTGGATCTGTCCGTGTATCCGGTCCTGCAAGAAACATGCCTGATGGTCCACCACCAGCTGCTACAATAGGGCCTGGCTACTCTGGTGGATTTGAATCTTTCAGG GGTGGTGGTGCACATGTGTATGACTATGAACCTCAGAATTTTTCTGTTCCTCCAGCTGCTGCTAG ATACTTAAATATGAACTGTGCTGTTGAAGCTAAAGTTCCGGAAACTGTGTCAAGTTCTGCAGTAGGCACCAGAGGAAGTACTGTTTTTATTAGTAGTGAG GTTTCAAGGGCAATCCTAAAGCTTGATGATCCTCAAACTGGTGGCTTTGAAGAGTTCCCTCGATCTTCTGAGCATACAAGTGCTCAGAGCATTTTTCAGTCGTTCATGGCTTCTTCTGGACAAAGCATGAATGCACAACAGGATTCATATCCAAATACGAACATCCACCAAAGTTCCTATCAGAAAATGAGTGCTCAATATAGCCCCTATCAAAATGTGAGTGCTCAACAGAACTATTCAAACAGGCAAGCTCATCAAGGCCCATATCATAATTTGACTGTGCAGCAAATCCCCTATCCACTTAATTCTCAGCAAGGGCCTTACGCCAACTTCAATGCTCCACCAAGTGCTTACCACAATTACAGTGCACAGCAAGGCTCTAACCCGTATTAA
- the LOC107912726 gene encoding KH domain-containing protein At4g18375 isoform X2, protein MDGRKRNFFRKQMNTPFKRKGVNNNNNNNNNNNRKLKLGVNSAPEQFSGNLNPGDTVYRILCPSRKIGGVIGKGGIIVKALRQETRAKITVGDSVLGCDERVVVIYSSPTKVKEHNSDEDYGGDNEKEVPMEPCCAAQDALLKVHDRIVEEDLFGGIVSDDDNGNAVVTARLLVPNNMVGCLLGRGGDVIQRLRSGTGATIRVLTADHLPACAVATDELVQISGRRDVTKRALYEVSTLLHQNPRKDKPPLSFSVPHSSQNFPPSALPPSYSMWSHRNFSPHDSPPMPWMSAHRNRLSGIGPGSFSSIPPAGGAEASAEFSMKILCPSGKIGGVIGKGGFNVKQLQQETGAGIHVEDASTESDERVIHVSGIEALGNPRSHTIDAILQLQSKTSESSEKGTITTRLLVPSSKVGCILGQGGHVINEMRRRTQADIRVCSKDDKPKCAYEDEELVQISGNFGVAKDALAEIASRLRVRTLRDVNAGAEPASAGSVRVSGPARNMPDGPPPAATIGPGYSGGFESFRGGGAHVYDYEPQNFSVPPAAARYLNMNCAVEAKVPETVSSSAVGTRGSTVFISSEVSRAILKLDDPQTGGFEEFPRSSEHTSAQSIFQSFMASSGQSMNAQQDSYPNTNIHQSSYQKMSAQYSPYQNR, encoded by the exons ATGGATGGGAGGAAGAGGAATTTCTTTAGGAAACAGATGAACACGCCCTTTAAGAGAAAAGgggttaataataataataataataataataataataataggaaactAAAACTGGGTGTTAATTCTGCCCCTGAACAGTTTTCCGGAAATTTGAATCCTGGAGACACTGTTTACCGTATACTTTGTCCTTCGAGAAAAATTGGTGGTGTTATTGGGAAGGGTGGGATTATAGTAAAAGCATTAAGGCAGGAGACTCGGGCTAAGATTACGGTTGGTGATTCTGTCCTTGGTTGTGATGAGAGAGTTGTTGTTATTTATAGTTCTCCGACCAAGGTGAAAGAACATAATTCAGATGAGGATTATGGTGGTGATAATGAAAAAGAGGTACCCATGGAGCCTTGCTGTGCTGCACAGGATGCTTTGTTGAAAGTTCACGATAGGATTGTTGAGGAAGATCTTTTTGGTGGGATAGTGTCTGATGATGATAATGGGAATGCTGTTGTCACTGCACGGCTTCTTGTTCCGAATAATATGGTAGGATGTCTCTTAGGGAGAGGGGGTGATGTGATTCAAAGATTGCGAAGTGGCACAGGTGCTACTATACGTGTTCTTACGGCTGATCATCTTCCTGCTTGTGCAGTGGCAACTGATGAATTAGTGCAG ATATCAGGAAGACGAGATGTCACAAAGAGAGCTCTATATGAAGTTTCCACTCTTTTGCATCAAAATCCACGGAAAGACAAGCCTCCTTTGAGCTTCTCTGTGCCACATTCAAGCCAGAATTTCCCTCCTAGTGCTCTTCCACCAAGCTATTCAATGTGGTCGCATCGAAATTTTTCTCCTCATGATAGTCCACCAATGCCATGGATGAGTGCTCATAGAAACCGGCTATCTGGAATTGGGCCAGGTAGCTTCAGCAGTATTCCTCCAGCAGGTGGTGCTGAAGCTTCAGCTGagttttcaatgaaaattttGTGCCCATCTGGGAAGATTGGTGGTGTAATTGGCAAGGGTGGCTTTAATGTTAAACAGTTACAGCAGGAAACAGGAGCAGGCATTCATGTTGAAGATGCATCAACGGAGTCAGATGAGCGAGTAATTCATGTCTCTGGAATTGAG GCTCTTGGGAACCCTCGATCGCATACAATAGATGCCATTCTACAGCTTCAGAGTAAAACTAGTGAATCATCTGAGAAAGGTACAATTACTACTAGGTTGCTTGTTCCATCAAGCAAGGTCGGGTGCATTCTTGGGCAAGGAGGTCATGTAATCAATGAGATGAGGAGGAGAACCCAGGCAGATATTCGTGTATGCTCGAAGGATGATAAGCCTAAATGTGCATATGAAGATGAAGAGCTAGTACAG ATATCTGGCAATTTTGGTGTCGCTAAGGATGCTTTGGCTGAGATTGCTTCGAGACTTAGAGTAAGAACATTGCGAGATGTGAATGCTGGAGCAGAACCTGCTTCTGCTGGATCTGTCCGTGTATCCGGTCCTGCAAGAAACATGCCTGATGGTCCACCACCAGCTGCTACAATAGGGCCTGGCTACTCTGGTGGATTTGAATCTTTCAGG GGTGGTGGTGCACATGTGTATGACTATGAACCTCAGAATTTTTCTGTTCCTCCAGCTGCTGCTAG ATACTTAAATATGAACTGTGCTGTTGAAGCTAAAGTTCCGGAAACTGTGTCAAGTTCTGCAGTAGGCACCAGAGGAAGTACTGTTTTTATTAGTAGTGAG GTTTCAAGGGCAATCCTAAAGCTTGATGATCCTCAAACTGGTGGCTTTGAAGAGTTCCCTCGATCTTCTGAGCATACAAGTGCTCAGAGCATTTTTCAGTCGTTCATGGCTTCTTCTGGACAAAGCATGAATGCACAACAGGATTCATATCCAAATACGAACATCCACCAAAGTTCCTATCAGAAAATGAGTGCTCAATATAGCCCCTATCAAAAT CGATAG